The Schistocerca gregaria isolate iqSchGreg1 chromosome 2, iqSchGreg1.2, whole genome shotgun sequence genome contains the following window.
cacaccgctctcccggtcgtatgtcagttttcgagaccggagccgctacttctcaatcaagtagctcctcagtttgcctcacaaggactgagtgcaccccgcttgccaacagcgctcgccagaccggatggtcacccatccaagggcctgcccagcccgatagcgcttaacttcggtgatttgactggAACTGGTGTAACCACTCACTAAGTGGTGAAAGAAGGTGGCTGAATTACTTCTTTCCGTACTATACTAAGGCTAAGTGTACGATAGTGCAAATCGCTTTTGCTTCACGTGTTACATTCAAGAGTACGAATACAGATGTTTTTGAGAGgtaattaaatatttcaaaaaataatgCAATTCGTTTACGTGAGACACTCTTTAGCTTTTATTTCCATCCACAAAGTAAATAACGTGATCAAATTTTTACAACAAACTTAATAAGAGAGTTCTGTTAGTGCTTCTGTTAGTGTGTCCGACAGTTTAAATAGCTGTCTGCTAGAAGTTCTTGAGTTGACAGCACATGTTATTCTTATTACATGCATGTGCGAAACAAACGCTTTCTTTTTTCAATGATTATTTGCCCTGGGAAATGATAAGACTTTACTGAATCAAAAATCATTGTATGATGTATTCAGCTTCAAATTCTGATATTGTCTGCTAGACAGAAGTTGcagaccagctgcgacatagtcgagtATGCGAACAGTGATccgatactgtcaaatgttttttattccaatctTGCAATAATGACTAcgcggacgatgtggcctattctacaccttattttagatctatgtgaccaTGCTGTTCTGATtatgtttatatgttttgacgacgcCATTAtgcccttatcactttaggacatggtgtagaaaagatatgagaatggtcattacggacttaaaccggtcatcgtcaaaagaatttaaATTGTGATCAAAGACCGGAATAAAACACATTTAAAAGTTGCAGAGCTCAGACATTTCAGATCTGTAACATATGGCTTCCACTTCAGGTTTTTACCAGTATGAagctccgtctgaacaggcctagGAAGGCCCAAAcaaaccgaccgaccaccgtgtcgtcctcagtcaataggcgtcaccagatgcggatatggaggctcATGTGCATCTGGTCAACACATCGTTCTCCTAgctgctgtcagttttcgtgaccgaagccgTTACTTCTGATTCAATTAGTTTCTCAGTTGGTTCACAACGGCTGAATGCACCTCGCTTACCAAGCGTACTCTCCAGGCCCGGACAGTCACTCATCCAAGTACTAGTCAACCCCAAtagcgcttcacttcggtgatctgaccagAGTTCCCACTGCTGTTTGCTTATCAATGTAAACACTTAAGAACTTAGAATATTCTCTTTCATTTACTGATTTACCGTCATGCTTTATTTCTAATGCTTTGGTTAGACTTCATACGCATGGAACTGCGTATGTTGTGTTTCTAAGTTCTATAACAGTCCATTTGCAGGTAATACTTACTAATTTTCAAGAACATTTTATTTAGGATTTCAAGTATTGAAATTTATCAATTACTTTCGATTATAATATCTGCACAGTCAGCAAAAAGAAGTGTTTCTGCTTTTAGGATAAATCATCACAGATAACAACAGAAATTGACACAATATCGATCCATGTAGTAAAGTCATAGTGGTTATTGTCCGTTCTGAAGATGGGGAGACTGCAGGTGAAAATTACTGCCAagctcacttaaaaaaaaaaatcttttcttccTTCCGACAGGTCCAGAGGCGAACGGAACGTACATGGAGGACGTGGAACTGCTCATCTACGAGGTGTATGACCGTTCGGAGACCTACCTGGTTGGCAACGGTTCATACTCTGGGACGGTCAGCATGGGTAAAACGCTCCACATACCCGTGGCGAATATCACGACCGGAGGCGAGCTGTACGTTAGACAGTACCTCACCAGTCTGGGATACAACTACATCCTCAGCTTCCAGTTCAAGACGACCGGAATGTACCCCTGGTATATGACGCGTACATTTTCCTCGTATTCCCCTGTGAATTATTACACTGACGTAGAGGGTTTAGCTGTTGGACTTACTTTCAGCAATGCCTAGAACTACATTGGTTCGGTGAACAGTGTTCGGGTCTAATTTTTTCCTTCCTCATATCGCTTCAGTGTCGGCTGAATGTCCCTTATTGACGAATTTTCCTTCGTTTTGTTTCCTTCTTAGCGGTCACGATACGAGAGTGTTCTTATAATTGAAGCAGGTAACCAAATTGTACTTCAAGTAGCATTTACCGGAAAACGCTTCAGAAATTACGCGTAACTATTAAACAGAAGATCACCACGGAAAAATTAAAACTATACCTCTACAAGAAATTTTTGCTGATATGTATCTTTTCGGTGTCATAATTTAAACTTTCGAGCAGTTAGCACATTCAGAACTTTAGATGATTTGTAGTTCCTATCAGAAACATTAGTTTAAAAATTAAAAGCTGGAAAGGGAAGTACAAGTTATGGAAACAGAAATCTTCTACACATGTAGCACttataaaataaattacatgtTACAAAACAAACCATTACAGTTCGACTAATTTAGCCCAGAAGTGGGCGAAGTCGACTGGGTCATGAGTTTTTGACATTACGTGGTAAAGGGTGCATTTCGAAGGGGATGGGGATGGGATGATTGGCCGTGATCGGGACAGGAGTATGTGCAGGGTTGTCTGGATTTTACCACTATTGCCGTATGTTACGTGTTTTTTGACAATAGCGTCGGGTAAGTACTTAAAAACTGTAACTGTAACAAAGAAGCGTCACAAATTAACAATTAGTGACGATCTGAAACAGATGCTGTG
Protein-coding sequences here:
- the LOC126335254 gene encoding uncharacterized protein LOC126335254, which translates into the protein MLRHSIAAFLMVAACSGNLYPRFEKVVRDPLVFDLLYSTTAGAHNESWYFDVPVNVTSFIIPTQITWSSGPEANGTYMEDVELLIYEVYDRSETYLVGNGSYSGTVSMGKTLHIPVANITTGGELYVRQYLTSLGYNYILSFQFKTTGMYPWYMTRTFSSYSPVNYYTDVEGLAVGLTFSNA